A section of the Primulina eburnea isolate SZY01 chromosome 1, ASM2296580v1, whole genome shotgun sequence genome encodes:
- the LOC140840155 gene encoding uncharacterized protein — translation MEQITSALNRAANSNAVLNTLLAGVLGVLGMRSVAQQRSVEALEAEKNALLETNKVIKKTIWDWKQLLYAEAEANPQKALVPLSTLKAIYGEVTPSSPVVSAGDDNQGGKRIMI, via the exons ATGGAGCAGATCACGAGCGCTTTGAACCGAGCGGCGAACAGCAACGCTGTGTTGAACACACTCTTAGCTGGCGTACTCGGGGTCCTGGGCATGAGGTCGGTGGCGCAGCAGCGGTCAGTGGAGGCGCTGGAAGCGGAGAAGAACGCTCTTCTCGAAACAAACAAGGTCATAAAGAAAACCATTTGGGACTGGAAGCAGCTGCTATATGCGGAGGCCGAAGCAAATCCCCAAAAAGCCCTCGTCCCTCTGTCAACTCTCAAAGCAATTTATGGAGAAGTCACCCCCAGCTCACCCGTGGTTTCTG CTGGAGATGATAATCAAGGCGGAAAGAGGATTATGATCTGA